In Pseudomonadota bacterium, the sequence CCCCTGACGGAAAAGCAAATTGATATGTACACTAACCAGTATTTCAGACTGGTCCGGCACGATTATATTTCGATTATTTTAGACCGGGAGGACCGGGTGGCCGCCTTTGGCATTACCGTTCCCTCCTTGGCATTAGCCCTTCGGAAAGCATGGGGAAGGCTGTTTCCTTTCGGATTTATTCATTTATTAAGGGCTTTGCGAAAAAACGATACGGTCGAAATGTGCCTGATCGCGGTCCGGCCCAACCTCCAGGGAAAAGGTGTCAATGCCATGTTGATGTACGAATTCAATAAAATCTATGTACGCCATAACATCCTCAAGGCGGAAACCAACCCTGAACTGGAAACCAATAGCAAAGTCCAGGCCCAATGGAAATTCTTCGACGCCCGCCAGCATAAGCGCCGGCGATGTTACATTAAGTATGTTTGACCAAGGCCGGAAAATGGCTTTAAAATTATTTTTTGTATTTACTTTAATCCTGTATGCTTCCTTGAGTTTCTCCAGCACTGCCCTTGCACAACCCACTCAAGCGGAACTGGCGAAACTGGTGAATAAGGAACTGATTATTAACTCCAAAAAGATTCCGAGATGCCCTTGGCCCGAAATAACGGTCTTTACCCTGATTGATGTATCGCCTGTTGAAGCAGCGGCCCTTTTTTCAAATTACCAGGATCACAAAACATATATTCCTGATTTGATTAAATCCGATCCCATAAAAAAAATAGCTGAGAATGAAACAATCGTAGATTTTGAAATGCTCACCCCATGGCCGCTTGCGAACAGCAAATACTGCACTGGAAATGTCCTTAAAAAGTTAGAGAATAACGAATATGAAATCAGTTGGTATCTGGTTGAGTCGGACTCTTTGGTTGACAGTAAAGGAATGGTCCACTTCATCCCATACGGTAAGAAAACCCTTTTGAAATATAAATCGCTTATTCACCCTGATTCAAAGCTTGCCTCCATTTTTTCTTCTAAAGTTAAAAGCGGTGTAACTAAAACGGTTCAGGCCATCGTGGCTTACATAGAGGAAACAAAAAAGAAAAATCCGGAAAAGATTCAAAAGTTAATCAACTCACTTCCCAGGTAAATCTTCCTGACAGGGGGAATTCTTTTATTGTTTTACCAAAAGTTGTCTGGTATTCTTACCATACATGGAAGATTTTTCCCGGTGGAGCATATTGAGTGGAATTAACATTATGCATATGGGATTTATTCAACATTAACAGTTATATGTAAACAGACTGAGGGCAAATGATGAAGGAAAAATACTTCCTCAATCTAAATGGAAGCGCTGAAGAAATCTCACCATCAGGAGAACATCGTCGAAGCGTCCGGTTTCCGGTACGTCTCTCTGTTAAATATGGAGAAAAAACTTCCGTTGAATATACGAGTTTTATTCTAAACATGAGTGAGAGAGGCGTTTTTATTCAAACCGAAAGGCCCCTCCAGATAGGCACCAAAATCGTGATGTCCTTTTATA encodes:
- a CDS encoding PilZ domain-containing protein gives rise to the protein MMKEKYFLNLNGSAEEISPSGEHRRSVRFPVRLSVKYGEKTSVEYTSFILNMSERGVFIQTERPLQIGTKIVMSFYIPPNAKILANIVGNVQWVNDGDSKLPRGMGISLEEYSIESIQQLEDFLEERKHLVDLKG